One Euwallacea similis isolate ESF13 chromosome 16, ESF131.1, whole genome shotgun sequence DNA segment encodes these proteins:
- the LOC136414023 gene encoding monocarboxylate transporter 14 isoform X2 — MSTGNLSDIRQPRSRKISQTSRTDSEVACEETAGLTADQQEGDDDELSYCDYHDLPPPPDGGYGWVVVFASFMCNMIVDGIAYTFGVFLQPMVDYYGESKGKTAWVGSLLSGMYLSAGPLVSALTNKYGCRAVCISGAIISTSAFVLSVFCSTVNSLMLIYGFIGGIGFGLIYLPAVVCVGYYFETKRSLATGIAVCGSGVGTFAFAPLADMLLQSYGWRGANLILAGFILNCVLFGALMRPLTYPKESGEKPLLQRMAEERRIQMERGSIGGSYFMVQLPDGTMEKRMKQPLNIDPGVHSSLNLDQLAPGTPITPIPTVPTLPTIAEVKITDQSGSSGSPSPGESQTEIKHPRLLELKNQTNTAESGKDPKLPRNASQPAFSSQMPGLPKNGSVPTFDRIRKTSVGERFKPTLDPIKSASRGKIGSNADMRRLRNTSTGSFLSRNNNSEVDVESLGFTTSKLSLASKKGNMVRPMSRKDIFYSGSITNLPEFHQSQKSLTNYRQSIMSIPKMKQLEEDGSPADICPCLALPESFKSALSQMMDMSLLKNPVFMFIAVSNLFGMAGLYVPFVYLADCAKSNGVNDTYASLLISIIGITNTVGRVACGYFADFPQVNALMVNNICLVISTIAVAMTPLCHSYASYVVMAIAFGIAVSGYISLTSIILVDLLGLDKLTNAFGLLILFRGAAAIVGSPLAGAILDATNSYNIPFYVAGSLFAVSAITSFLAPYMKRFEGQEEQTQAEGDALTPIDEDEEEDEPITMGGKRPLPKIVETSSSPNEKEIKQIESVL; from the exons ATGTCCACAGGAAATTTGTCCGATATTAGACAGCCGAGATCCAGGAAGATCAGCCAGACCAGTAGG actGATAGTGAAGTTGCCTGTGAGGAAACAGCAGGTCTCACCGCAGACCAACAGGAAGGGGATGATGACGAGCTCTCCTACTGTGACTATCACGACCTCCCACCACCCCCTGATGGGGGCTACGGGTGGGTGGTGGTATTTGCTTCGTTCATGTGTAACATGATAGTCGATGGTATTGCCTACACCTTTGGTGTCTTCCTTCAACCCATGGTTGATTATTACGGCGAGTCAAAG GGAAAAACGGCATGGGTTGGCTCTCTTCTCTCAGGGATGTATCTTAGTGCCGGTCCTCTAGTCAGTGCCCTCACGAACAAGTATGGTTGTCGCGCAGTGTGCATAAGTGGTGCCATAATTTCCACGTCCGCCTTCGTCTTGTCAGTGTTCTGTTCAACGGTGAACTCCTTAATGTTAATATACGGTTTTATAGGTGGAATAGGTTTCGGTTTAATCTACTTGCCAGCCGTAGTGTGCGTGGGGTACTACTTCGAAACCAAACGGTCCCTCGCTACGGGCATCGCGGTGTGCGGTTCGGGGGTTGGTACCTTTGCATTTGCTCCCCTTGCCGATATGCTTTTGCAATCGTACGGTTGGAGGGGtgcgaatttaattttagcaggatttattttaaattgtgtcTTATTTGGGGCACTGATGCGACCGCTGACTTATCCGAAGGAGTCAGGGGAGAAGCCGTTGTTACAGAGAATGGCCGAGGAACGGCGGATCCAGATGGAAAGGGGTAGCATCGGAGGTTCTTATTTTATGGTTCAACTGCCTGACGGGACCATGGAGAAGAGGATGAAGCAGCCGTTAAATATAGATCCAG GTGTTCATTCAAGTCTCAATTTGGACCAGTTGGCCCCGGGCACCCCCATAACACCAATTCCAACAGTCCCAACCCTTCCCACTATCGCCGAGGTGAAAATCACGGATCAAAGTGGTAGTTCCGGCAGTCCCAGCCCTGGCGAAAGTCAAACCGAAATCAAACATCCCCGTCTGTTGGAGctcaaaaatcaaacaaacaCCGCAGAGAGTGGCAAAGACCCGAAACTACCAAGAAACGCTAGTCAGCCCGCCTTCTCCTCACAAATGCCAG GTTTACCTAAAAACGGTTCGGTACCGACTTTCGATAGGATAAGGAAAACATCCGTCGGGGAGAGATTCAAGCCAACCCTGGATCCGATTAAATCAGCTTCGAGGGGAAAAATTGGGTCCAATGCTGATATGCGCAGACTCAGAAATACGTCTACAGGGTCGTTTCTTAGTCGAAATAATAATAGTGAG gTAGATGTAGAAAGCTTGGGCTTCACGacatcaaaactgtctctgGCGAGTAAAAAGGGCAACATGGTGAGGCCAATGTCTcgaaaagacattttttattccgGCTCCATTACGAATTTACCTGAGTTTCATCAATCTCAAAAGTCCCTAACCAACTACCGACAAAGTATTATGAGTATTCCCAAGATGAAGCAATTAGAAGAAGACGGCTCTC ctGCCGACATTTGCCCTTGTCTAGCTTTACCCGAAAGTTTCAAGTCGGCATTGTCGCAAATGATGGACATGAGCTTATTGAAGAATCCAGTGTTCATGTTTATAGCTGTGTCTAATCTCTTTGGTATGGCGGGCTTGTATGTGCCGTTTGTATACCTCGCAGACTGTGCCAAAAGCAAT GGTGTTAATGACACTTATGCATCATTGCTGATTTCAATCATCGGCATAACGAATACAGTGGGCCGTGTCGCATGCGGTTATTTCGCTGATTTTCCACAAGTGAATGCTCTCATGGTGAACAATATTTGTTTGGTGATATCTACAATTGCTGTCGCCATGACGCCGCTGTGCCATTCGTATGCCTCTTATGTTGTTATGGCTATAGCCTTTGGTATTGCAGttt CTGGCTATATTTCTCTTACCTCTATAATCCTCGTGGACCTTTTGGGGCTCGACAAACTCACCAATGCCTTCGGCCTGCTGATTCTGTTCCGTGGAGCTGCGGCCATAGTCGGTTCCCCGTTAGCAGGAGCTATTTTAGATGCAACTAATTCGTATAATATTCCGTTTTACGTGGCTGGTAGCTTGTTTGCTGTTTCCGCCATAACCAGCTTCCTTGCGCCTTACATGAAGAGGTTTGAAGGCCAGGAAGAGCAAACTCAGGCCGAGGGTGATGCTCTCACTCCAATAG
- the LOC136414023 gene encoding monocarboxylate transporter 14 isoform X3, translated as MVNSKTDSEVACEETAGLTADQQEGDDDELSYCDYHDLPPPPDGGYGWVVVFASFMCNMIVDGIAYTFGVFLQPMVDYYGESKGKTAWVGSLLSGMYLSAGPLVSALTNKYGCRAVCISGAIISTSAFVLSVFCSTVNSLMLIYGFIGGIGFGLIYLPAVVCVGYYFETKRSLATGIAVCGSGVGTFAFAPLADMLLQSYGWRGANLILAGFILNCVLFGALMRPLTYPKESGEKPLLQRMAEERRIQMERGSIGGSYFMVQLPDGTMEKRMKQPLNIDPGVHSSLNLDQLAPGTPITPIPTVPTLPTIAEVKITDQSGSSGSPSPGESQTEIKHPRLLELKNQTNTAESGKDPKLPRNASQPAFSSQMPGLPKNGSVPTFDRIRKTSVGERFKPTLDPIKSASRGKIGSNADMRRLRNTSTGSFLSRNNNSEVDVESLGFTTSKLSLASKKGNMVRPMSRKDIFYSGSITNLPEFHQSQKSLTNYRQSIMSIPKMKQLEEDGSPADICPCLALPESFKSALSQMMDMSLLKNPVFMFIAVSNLFGMAGLYVPFVYLADCAKSNGVNDTYASLLISIIGITNTVGRVACGYFADFPQVNALMVNNICLVISTIAVAMTPLCHSYASYVVMAIAFGIAVSGYISLTSIILVDLLGLDKLTNAFGLLILFRGAAAIVGSPLAGAILDATNSYNIPFYVAGSLFAVSAITSFLAPYMKRFEGQEEQTQAEGDALTPIDEDEEEDEPITMGGKRPLPKIVETSSSPNEKEIKQIESVL; from the exons ATGGTCAATTCTAAG actGATAGTGAAGTTGCCTGTGAGGAAACAGCAGGTCTCACCGCAGACCAACAGGAAGGGGATGATGACGAGCTCTCCTACTGTGACTATCACGACCTCCCACCACCCCCTGATGGGGGCTACGGGTGGGTGGTGGTATTTGCTTCGTTCATGTGTAACATGATAGTCGATGGTATTGCCTACACCTTTGGTGTCTTCCTTCAACCCATGGTTGATTATTACGGCGAGTCAAAG GGAAAAACGGCATGGGTTGGCTCTCTTCTCTCAGGGATGTATCTTAGTGCCGGTCCTCTAGTCAGTGCCCTCACGAACAAGTATGGTTGTCGCGCAGTGTGCATAAGTGGTGCCATAATTTCCACGTCCGCCTTCGTCTTGTCAGTGTTCTGTTCAACGGTGAACTCCTTAATGTTAATATACGGTTTTATAGGTGGAATAGGTTTCGGTTTAATCTACTTGCCAGCCGTAGTGTGCGTGGGGTACTACTTCGAAACCAAACGGTCCCTCGCTACGGGCATCGCGGTGTGCGGTTCGGGGGTTGGTACCTTTGCATTTGCTCCCCTTGCCGATATGCTTTTGCAATCGTACGGTTGGAGGGGtgcgaatttaattttagcaggatttattttaaattgtgtcTTATTTGGGGCACTGATGCGACCGCTGACTTATCCGAAGGAGTCAGGGGAGAAGCCGTTGTTACAGAGAATGGCCGAGGAACGGCGGATCCAGATGGAAAGGGGTAGCATCGGAGGTTCTTATTTTATGGTTCAACTGCCTGACGGGACCATGGAGAAGAGGATGAAGCAGCCGTTAAATATAGATCCAG GTGTTCATTCAAGTCTCAATTTGGACCAGTTGGCCCCGGGCACCCCCATAACACCAATTCCAACAGTCCCAACCCTTCCCACTATCGCCGAGGTGAAAATCACGGATCAAAGTGGTAGTTCCGGCAGTCCCAGCCCTGGCGAAAGTCAAACCGAAATCAAACATCCCCGTCTGTTGGAGctcaaaaatcaaacaaacaCCGCAGAGAGTGGCAAAGACCCGAAACTACCAAGAAACGCTAGTCAGCCCGCCTTCTCCTCACAAATGCCAG GTTTACCTAAAAACGGTTCGGTACCGACTTTCGATAGGATAAGGAAAACATCCGTCGGGGAGAGATTCAAGCCAACCCTGGATCCGATTAAATCAGCTTCGAGGGGAAAAATTGGGTCCAATGCTGATATGCGCAGACTCAGAAATACGTCTACAGGGTCGTTTCTTAGTCGAAATAATAATAGTGAG gTAGATGTAGAAAGCTTGGGCTTCACGacatcaaaactgtctctgGCGAGTAAAAAGGGCAACATGGTGAGGCCAATGTCTcgaaaagacattttttattccgGCTCCATTACGAATTTACCTGAGTTTCATCAATCTCAAAAGTCCCTAACCAACTACCGACAAAGTATTATGAGTATTCCCAAGATGAAGCAATTAGAAGAAGACGGCTCTC ctGCCGACATTTGCCCTTGTCTAGCTTTACCCGAAAGTTTCAAGTCGGCATTGTCGCAAATGATGGACATGAGCTTATTGAAGAATCCAGTGTTCATGTTTATAGCTGTGTCTAATCTCTTTGGTATGGCGGGCTTGTATGTGCCGTTTGTATACCTCGCAGACTGTGCCAAAAGCAAT GGTGTTAATGACACTTATGCATCATTGCTGATTTCAATCATCGGCATAACGAATACAGTGGGCCGTGTCGCATGCGGTTATTTCGCTGATTTTCCACAAGTGAATGCTCTCATGGTGAACAATATTTGTTTGGTGATATCTACAATTGCTGTCGCCATGACGCCGCTGTGCCATTCGTATGCCTCTTATGTTGTTATGGCTATAGCCTTTGGTATTGCAGttt CTGGCTATATTTCTCTTACCTCTATAATCCTCGTGGACCTTTTGGGGCTCGACAAACTCACCAATGCCTTCGGCCTGCTGATTCTGTTCCGTGGAGCTGCGGCCATAGTCGGTTCCCCGTTAGCAGGAGCTATTTTAGATGCAACTAATTCGTATAATATTCCGTTTTACGTGGCTGGTAGCTTGTTTGCTGTTTCCGCCATAACCAGCTTCCTTGCGCCTTACATGAAGAGGTTTGAAGGCCAGGAAGAGCAAACTCAGGCCGAGGGTGATGCTCTCACTCCAATAG
- the LOC136414023 gene encoding monocarboxylate transporter 14 isoform X1, with translation MGQAESRDEGTEDDPEKCNSRRDSDNLTDSEVACEETAGLTADQQEGDDDELSYCDYHDLPPPPDGGYGWVVVFASFMCNMIVDGIAYTFGVFLQPMVDYYGESKGKTAWVGSLLSGMYLSAGPLVSALTNKYGCRAVCISGAIISTSAFVLSVFCSTVNSLMLIYGFIGGIGFGLIYLPAVVCVGYYFETKRSLATGIAVCGSGVGTFAFAPLADMLLQSYGWRGANLILAGFILNCVLFGALMRPLTYPKESGEKPLLQRMAEERRIQMERGSIGGSYFMVQLPDGTMEKRMKQPLNIDPGVHSSLNLDQLAPGTPITPIPTVPTLPTIAEVKITDQSGSSGSPSPGESQTEIKHPRLLELKNQTNTAESGKDPKLPRNASQPAFSSQMPGLPKNGSVPTFDRIRKTSVGERFKPTLDPIKSASRGKIGSNADMRRLRNTSTGSFLSRNNNSEVDVESLGFTTSKLSLASKKGNMVRPMSRKDIFYSGSITNLPEFHQSQKSLTNYRQSIMSIPKMKQLEEDGSPADICPCLALPESFKSALSQMMDMSLLKNPVFMFIAVSNLFGMAGLYVPFVYLADCAKSNGVNDTYASLLISIIGITNTVGRVACGYFADFPQVNALMVNNICLVISTIAVAMTPLCHSYASYVVMAIAFGIAVSGYISLTSIILVDLLGLDKLTNAFGLLILFRGAAAIVGSPLAGAILDATNSYNIPFYVAGSLFAVSAITSFLAPYMKRFEGQEEQTQAEGDALTPIDEDEEEDEPITMGGKRPLPKIVETSSSPNEKEIKQIESVL, from the exons ATGGGCCAGGCTGAGAGCAGAGACGAGGGCACCGAAGACGATCCCGAAAAATGCAACTCACGACGGGATTCGGACAATTTG actGATAGTGAAGTTGCCTGTGAGGAAACAGCAGGTCTCACCGCAGACCAACAGGAAGGGGATGATGACGAGCTCTCCTACTGTGACTATCACGACCTCCCACCACCCCCTGATGGGGGCTACGGGTGGGTGGTGGTATTTGCTTCGTTCATGTGTAACATGATAGTCGATGGTATTGCCTACACCTTTGGTGTCTTCCTTCAACCCATGGTTGATTATTACGGCGAGTCAAAG GGAAAAACGGCATGGGTTGGCTCTCTTCTCTCAGGGATGTATCTTAGTGCCGGTCCTCTAGTCAGTGCCCTCACGAACAAGTATGGTTGTCGCGCAGTGTGCATAAGTGGTGCCATAATTTCCACGTCCGCCTTCGTCTTGTCAGTGTTCTGTTCAACGGTGAACTCCTTAATGTTAATATACGGTTTTATAGGTGGAATAGGTTTCGGTTTAATCTACTTGCCAGCCGTAGTGTGCGTGGGGTACTACTTCGAAACCAAACGGTCCCTCGCTACGGGCATCGCGGTGTGCGGTTCGGGGGTTGGTACCTTTGCATTTGCTCCCCTTGCCGATATGCTTTTGCAATCGTACGGTTGGAGGGGtgcgaatttaattttagcaggatttattttaaattgtgtcTTATTTGGGGCACTGATGCGACCGCTGACTTATCCGAAGGAGTCAGGGGAGAAGCCGTTGTTACAGAGAATGGCCGAGGAACGGCGGATCCAGATGGAAAGGGGTAGCATCGGAGGTTCTTATTTTATGGTTCAACTGCCTGACGGGACCATGGAGAAGAGGATGAAGCAGCCGTTAAATATAGATCCAG GTGTTCATTCAAGTCTCAATTTGGACCAGTTGGCCCCGGGCACCCCCATAACACCAATTCCAACAGTCCCAACCCTTCCCACTATCGCCGAGGTGAAAATCACGGATCAAAGTGGTAGTTCCGGCAGTCCCAGCCCTGGCGAAAGTCAAACCGAAATCAAACATCCCCGTCTGTTGGAGctcaaaaatcaaacaaacaCCGCAGAGAGTGGCAAAGACCCGAAACTACCAAGAAACGCTAGTCAGCCCGCCTTCTCCTCACAAATGCCAG GTTTACCTAAAAACGGTTCGGTACCGACTTTCGATAGGATAAGGAAAACATCCGTCGGGGAGAGATTCAAGCCAACCCTGGATCCGATTAAATCAGCTTCGAGGGGAAAAATTGGGTCCAATGCTGATATGCGCAGACTCAGAAATACGTCTACAGGGTCGTTTCTTAGTCGAAATAATAATAGTGAG gTAGATGTAGAAAGCTTGGGCTTCACGacatcaaaactgtctctgGCGAGTAAAAAGGGCAACATGGTGAGGCCAATGTCTcgaaaagacattttttattccgGCTCCATTACGAATTTACCTGAGTTTCATCAATCTCAAAAGTCCCTAACCAACTACCGACAAAGTATTATGAGTATTCCCAAGATGAAGCAATTAGAAGAAGACGGCTCTC ctGCCGACATTTGCCCTTGTCTAGCTTTACCCGAAAGTTTCAAGTCGGCATTGTCGCAAATGATGGACATGAGCTTATTGAAGAATCCAGTGTTCATGTTTATAGCTGTGTCTAATCTCTTTGGTATGGCGGGCTTGTATGTGCCGTTTGTATACCTCGCAGACTGTGCCAAAAGCAAT GGTGTTAATGACACTTATGCATCATTGCTGATTTCAATCATCGGCATAACGAATACAGTGGGCCGTGTCGCATGCGGTTATTTCGCTGATTTTCCACAAGTGAATGCTCTCATGGTGAACAATATTTGTTTGGTGATATCTACAATTGCTGTCGCCATGACGCCGCTGTGCCATTCGTATGCCTCTTATGTTGTTATGGCTATAGCCTTTGGTATTGCAGttt CTGGCTATATTTCTCTTACCTCTATAATCCTCGTGGACCTTTTGGGGCTCGACAAACTCACCAATGCCTTCGGCCTGCTGATTCTGTTCCGTGGAGCTGCGGCCATAGTCGGTTCCCCGTTAGCAGGAGCTATTTTAGATGCAACTAATTCGTATAATATTCCGTTTTACGTGGCTGGTAGCTTGTTTGCTGTTTCCGCCATAACCAGCTTCCTTGCGCCTTACATGAAGAGGTTTGAAGGCCAGGAAGAGCAAACTCAGGCCGAGGGTGATGCTCTCACTCCAATAG